The following are encoded together in the Pseudodesulfovibrio indicus genome:
- a CDS encoding 2-isopropylmalate synthase, translating into MDRVYVFDTTLRDGEQSPGATMNLDEKIRMARQLETLGVDIIEAGFPIASQGDFEAVQAIAAAVEKPQIAGLCRAVVGDIDRCWEAIKDARHPRIHTFLATSEIHMKHKLGKTADEVIAMIEKAVSHARQYTDNVEFSAEDASRSDWDFLVKVAETAIDAGACVVNIPDTVGYTQPFEYYELIKYLKDNVRNIDKAIISVHCHNDLGSAVANSLAAVRAGARQVECTVLGIGERAGNAALEDLVMALNTRKELYDVETGINTEQIFPSCRRLSQIIGMPIPPNKAIVGANAFAHESGVHQDGVLKNRLTYEIMTPASIGRTSNDIVIGKHSGSHAVRKKAEELGYSLDEDQVKVLFKAVKDLADKKEQVFDEDVEALILESVYRRKDRFRLIDMSVFSGTGDVPPHAATVMEFGAEGDAETRRTSNFGEGSIDAVFQSIYSLVGVSPKLEFYSVNAVTEGSDALAGVAVRIAHDGVKAVGRANDGDVVKASALAMINALNRLEKAKEEK; encoded by the coding sequence ATGGACAGAGTGTACGTATTCGATACCACCTTGCGTGACGGCGAACAGTCCCCCGGCGCGACCATGAACCTGGATGAGAAGATCCGTATGGCCCGTCAGCTGGAGACCCTGGGCGTGGACATCATCGAGGCCGGCTTCCCCATCGCCAGCCAGGGCGATTTCGAGGCCGTCCAGGCCATTGCCGCCGCAGTGGAGAAACCGCAGATCGCCGGGCTGTGCCGCGCCGTTGTCGGCGACATCGACCGCTGCTGGGAGGCCATCAAGGACGCCCGGCACCCGCGCATCCACACCTTCCTCGCCACCAGCGAAATCCACATGAAGCACAAGCTGGGCAAGACCGCCGACGAGGTCATCGCGATGATCGAGAAGGCCGTTTCCCACGCCCGCCAGTACACCGACAACGTGGAGTTCTCCGCCGAGGACGCCTCCCGCTCGGACTGGGATTTCCTGGTCAAGGTCGCCGAGACCGCCATCGACGCCGGGGCCTGCGTGGTCAACATCCCGGATACCGTGGGCTACACCCAGCCCTTCGAGTATTACGAGTTGATCAAGTATCTCAAGGACAACGTGCGCAACATCGACAAGGCGATCATCTCCGTGCACTGCCACAACGACCTCGGCTCGGCCGTGGCCAACTCCCTGGCCGCCGTCCGGGCGGGTGCGCGACAGGTGGAGTGCACCGTGCTCGGCATCGGCGAGCGCGCGGGCAACGCGGCCCTGGAGGATTTGGTCATGGCGCTGAACACCCGCAAGGAGCTGTACGACGTCGAGACCGGCATCAACACCGAGCAGATCTTCCCGTCCTGCCGTCGCCTGTCGCAGATCATCGGCATGCCCATCCCGCCCAACAAGGCGATCGTCGGGGCCAACGCCTTTGCCCACGAATCCGGCGTGCACCAGGACGGCGTGCTCAAGAACCGGTTGACCTACGAGATCATGACCCCGGCCTCCATCGGGCGGACCTCCAACGACATCGTCATCGGCAAGCACTCCGGCTCCCACGCCGTGCGCAAGAAGGCCGAGGAGCTGGGCTATTCCTTGGACGAAGACCAGGTGAAGGTGCTCTTCAAGGCCGTCAAGGACTTGGCCGACAAGAAGGAGCAGGTCTTTGACGAGGACGTCGAAGCGCTCATCCTGGAGTCCGTGTACCGCCGCAAGGACCGCTTCCGGCTGATCGACATGTCCGTGTTTTCCGGCACGGGCGACGTCCCGCCGCACGCGGCCACGGTCATGGAGTTCGGCGCCGAAGGGGACGCCGAAACCCGCCGTACCAGCAATTTCGGCGAAGGTTCCATTGACGCCGTGTTCCAGTCCATCTACTCATTGGTGGGCGTCTCCCCGAAACTCGAATTCTATTCGGTCAACGCCGTGACCGAAGGTTCCGACGCCCTGGCCGGTGTCGCCGTGCGCATCGCGCACGACGGCGTCAAGGCCGTGGGGCGCGCCAACGACGGCGACGTGGTCAAGGCGAGCGCCCTGGCCATGATCAACGCGCTCAACCGCTTGGAAAAAGCCAAAGAGGAGAAATAG